A genomic region of Anopheles coustani chromosome 3, idAnoCousDA_361_x.2, whole genome shotgun sequence contains the following coding sequences:
- the LOC131261450 gene encoding zinc finger protein 83-like, translated as MCRLCLRAGPETSTVSIFSIANGNVIAEIVEQCLGIAIVKDSTPYENVCPSCIVSLVSMHEMYQKYQECNRTFIQLCHERNQNDIGGELHCKTAVYTDVHEISALDVTLEDIIEEDYSIDEASNELESALETLPLNEPTDANYDVSVHYLQDFRPAGEMDGLLHGQAEQHQLQQTDESEWNHPDTSLNTSLMEELSAQVARLDGQEITNSKTIISVDTTHTSILPQLAKKNPPRDFLKRFQNEATEVESYQDPKHQCYICNTNFHNDVELVNHFPSHFLDVPQGCALCGTRHRTVMDLNRHLAYHQSERPYKCDKCARRFSNFQSYRWHTSEYHTRQQNQTLSLSADADINRGSQTMVCDICGKVYLLAEPYEQHILQHEHGHQLYQCKLCERKFPRNIYLLFHLETHAKQRPHRCQYCLIPFASQYLKNFHEKRHPNGDGGLISQRCPLCLTSCRAKHRLLAHIEAFHPADTRIQLLQCSFNDCRLKFLDLNEFQSHITDHRVGDRFPCMHCARVFKRQRLLNTHLRTVHGITVEQDRAPSTLRCEECSTSFRSERTFAKHFELSHRPQTKIISHN; from the coding sequence ATGTGCCGGTTGTGTTTGCGGGCGGGCCCCGAAACATCCACGGTATCGATTTTTAGTATCGCCAATGGAAATGTTATCGCAGAAATTGTCGAGCAATGTCTTGGTATCGCAATCGTGAAGGATAGTACACCGTATGAGAACGTCTGCCCATCGTGCATTGTCTCGCTGGTTTCGATGCACGAAATGTACCAAAAGTATCAAGAATGCAATCGTACATTTATTCAACTGTGCCACGAACGGAATCAAAATGACATTGGAGGCGAATTGCATTGTAAAACAGCGGTATACACTGATGTGCATGAAATATCTGCATTGGATGTCACACTGGAGGACATTATTGAAGAAGATTATAGCATCGACGAAGCATCGAATGAATTAGAAAGTGCTCTTGAAACACTTCCCTTGAACGAACCCACAGACGCAAATTACGATGTATCGGTGCATTATTTACAAGATTTTCGACCGGCTGGAGAAATGGATGGTTTGCTGCACGGTCAGGCTGAACAACACCAGCTTCAGCAAACGGATGAATCAGAATGGAACCATCCGGATACTTCATTGAACACGTCGTTAATGGAAGAATTGAGCGCGCAGGTTGCTCGATTGGATGGCCAGGAAAtcacaaactcaaaaactatAATTTCTGTTGATACGACTCACACGTCCATTTTACCACAACTTGCCAAAAAGAATCCCCCGAGAGATTTTCTGAAAAGATTCCAAAATGAAGCGACAGAAGTGGAAAGCTACCAAGATCCGAAGCACCAATGTTATATTTGTAATACTAATTTCCATAACGACGTTGAGCTCGTGaaccattttccttcccattttcTAGATGTCCCACAAGGCTGCGCCCTGTGTGGGACTCGTCATCGGACGGTGATGGACCTTAATCGCCATTTGGCCTATCATCAATCAGAGAGGCCATACAAATGTGATAAATGTGCGCGGAGATTTTCGAACTTCCAGTCGTACAGGTGGCATACGAGCGAATACCACACGCGCCAACAGAACCAAACCCTATCCTTATCAGCTGACGCTGACATAAATAGAGGATCGCAAACGATGGTGTGTGATATATGTGGTAAAGTGTACCTACTTGCCGAACCGTACGAACAACATATTCTACAGCATGAGCATGGCCATCAGCTGTATCAGTGTAAACTGTGTGAACGAAAGTTTCCACGGAACATTTATCTTCTTTTTCACCTGGAAACACACGCCAAACAGCGTCCGCACCGGTGCCAGTATTGCTTGATACCGTTCGCATCGCAGTATCTTAAAAACTTCCACGAAAAACGACACCCTAACGGCGATGGAGGACTGATATCGCAACGCTGCCCTCTTTGTTTAACGTCATGCCGAGCGAAACATCGGCTGTTGGCTCATATCGAAGCGTTTCATCCAGCCGACACGCGTATTCAATTGCTGCAGTGTTCATTCAACGACTGTCGGCTTAAATTTCTCGATTTAAACGAGTTTCAAAGTCACATCACCGATCACCGGGTGGGTGATCGATTTCCTTGTATGCATTGTGCTCGCGTTTTTAAACGGCAACGTTTATTAAATACCCATCTGCGTACGGTACATGGCATAACTGTCGAGCAAGATCGTGCACCATCGACATTACGCTGTGAGGAATGCTCAACATCATTCCGAAGCGAGAGGACCTTTGCGAAACATTTTGAACTTTCTCACCGtccacaaacaaaaatcatatCACATAACTAG